In one window of Paraburkholderia phymatum STM815 DNA:
- a CDS encoding pyridoxal-phosphate-dependent aminotransferase family protein, with protein MTITTSNVVPCPEVESLDAILPEEPLLMMGAGPVPIPAAVAKANAIVINHLGNTMAKVVGQVKTMARYVFQTNSKWVLGVAGPGSAAMEMAISNLAWRGTRVLSIKNGFFSARMAEMGRRVGADVTLLEVEDRAVATLEQVEEAIRRTRPEIVTIVQGETSNTVWNYHLQDIAALAKKAGALVVVDAVCTLSTMPLDMDAWGIDAVITGGQKGLSSIPGVSLIAFSDAAWERVKGRKDASPHWCLDAALAENFWHNAGYHYTAPVSGVLALHEALRLVCAETLEKRFARHLRCSLALQAGISAMGLQLYAPAECRLNSVVGIEVPVKSSLTPADICGHISRYHQVEISGSFGLPIVRIGQMGEQARAHNLFRTLHAFGRTMSELDVRVDLPAGVAALERALAAGRE; from the coding sequence ATGACCATTACAACGTCCAACGTCGTTCCCTGTCCTGAAGTCGAATCGCTCGATGCGATTCTTCCCGAAGAACCGCTGCTGATGATGGGCGCCGGCCCCGTGCCGATCCCCGCCGCGGTCGCGAAGGCCAATGCGATCGTCATCAACCATCTGGGCAATACGATGGCCAAGGTGGTCGGACAGGTGAAGACGATGGCGCGCTACGTGTTTCAGACGAATTCGAAGTGGGTACTGGGCGTCGCGGGTCCGGGCTCGGCCGCCATGGAGATGGCGATTTCCAATCTCGCGTGGCGTGGCACGCGCGTGCTGAGCATCAAGAACGGCTTTTTCAGCGCGCGGATGGCGGAGATGGGGCGGCGCGTCGGTGCGGACGTGACGCTGCTCGAAGTCGAGGACCGGGCGGTCGCCACGCTCGAACAGGTCGAAGAAGCGATTCGCCGCACGCGTCCCGAGATCGTGACGATCGTGCAGGGCGAGACGTCGAATACCGTCTGGAACTACCACCTGCAAGACATCGCTGCGCTCGCGAAGAAGGCGGGGGCGCTCGTCGTCGTGGATGCCGTGTGCACGTTGTCGACGATGCCGCTCGACATGGATGCCTGGGGCATCGACGCGGTGATCACGGGCGGGCAGAAGGGGTTGTCGTCGATTCCCGGCGTGTCGCTGATCGCGTTTTCGGATGCGGCGTGGGAGCGGGTGAAGGGGCGCAAGGATGCGAGCCCGCACTGGTGCCTCGACGCGGCGCTGGCGGAGAACTTCTGGCACAACGCGGGATATCACTATACGGCGCCCGTGTCGGGTGTGCTGGCGCTGCACGAGGCGTTGCGGCTCGTGTGCGCGGAGACGCTGGAAAAGCGCTTCGCGCGGCATCTGAGGTGCTCGCTTGCGTTGCAGGCGGGGATCAGCGCAATGGGCTTGCAGCTGTATGCACCTGCCGAGTGCCGCTTGAATTCGGTGGTGGGGATCGAGGTCCCTGTGAAGTCATCGCTGACGCCTGCTGATATCTGCGGACATATCTCCCGGTATCACCAGGTGGAGATTTCGGGATCGTTCGGGCTGCCGATCGTGCGGATCGGGCAGATGGGGGAGCAGGCGCGCGCGCATAACCTGTTTCGCACGCTACATGCGTTTGGGCGGACGATGTCTGAGCTTGATGTTCGGGTGGATTTGCCGGCTGGGGTGGCAGCACTTGAGCGCGCGCTGGCGGCGGGCAGGGAGTGA
- a CDS encoding LysR family transcriptional regulator — protein sequence MNQVYAMRVFVRVAETQSFRRAAQQLKVSNALVTRSIATLEAHLHARLINRTTRNLSLTEAGTHYLEGCRGLLEELDHLEGSVAGTEREPGGTLRVVATGSLSPQALTHLLDGYRRHYPKVRIRLTLAERMPHLLEDGYDVGLFIASPAPAPGAAAEIDSIELSFATQRLVACAAPSYLAAHEEPRRPEQMALHSCIATPSEQRGPTVWHFIDSDGDAQPVTLEPSYTVNSPLLVRLAAIAGMGIAVLPESLVADDFATGALKRIMQGYTVDESQAKVSLVYPRRRHLPAKTRAFVDYTVGHAGCPADVLPIATHAIVAHDMRLAQHAS from the coding sequence ATGAATCAGGTTTATGCAATGCGGGTGTTTGTCCGGGTCGCCGAAACACAGAGCTTCAGACGCGCGGCCCAGCAACTGAAGGTATCGAACGCGCTGGTCACCCGCTCGATCGCCACACTCGAGGCGCATCTGCACGCGCGCCTCATCAACCGCACGACGCGCAACCTTTCGCTGACGGAAGCCGGCACGCATTATCTGGAAGGCTGCCGTGGGTTGCTGGAGGAACTCGACCATCTGGAGGGTTCGGTCGCTGGCACCGAGCGCGAGCCGGGCGGCACGTTGCGCGTCGTCGCAACCGGCTCGCTGTCGCCGCAGGCGCTAACGCATCTGTTGGACGGCTACCGGCGCCATTATCCAAAGGTGCGCATCCGGCTCACGCTCGCCGAGCGCATGCCGCACCTGCTCGAAGACGGCTACGACGTCGGGCTCTTCATTGCGAGTCCGGCCCCGGCGCCGGGTGCGGCGGCCGAGATCGACAGCATCGAGCTGTCGTTCGCCACGCAGCGGCTCGTCGCATGCGCCGCGCCTTCCTATCTCGCAGCGCACGAGGAGCCTCGCCGCCCTGAGCAGATGGCGCTGCATTCGTGTATCGCGACGCCCTCCGAGCAGCGCGGCCCGACAGTCTGGCATTTCATCGACAGCGACGGCGATGCGCAACCTGTCACGCTCGAGCCGTCGTACACGGTCAACAGTCCACTGCTCGTGCGACTCGCGGCGATCGCAGGCATGGGCATCGCCGTGCTGCCCGAGTCGCTGGTCGCCGACGACTTCGCAACGGGCGCGTTGAAGCGCATCATGCAGGGCTATACCGTCGATGAATCGCAGGCCAAGGTGTCGCTCGTCTATCCGCGCCGCCGTCATTTGCCGGCCAAAACCCGCGCGTTCGTCGACTACACGGTCGGCCATGCGGGTTGTCCCGCAGACGTCCTGCCCATCGCGACGCATGCGATCGTGGCGCACGACATGCGTCTCGCGCAGCACGCTTCGTGA
- a CDS encoding 2-hydroxyacid dehydrogenase → MRMMLFSSRQYDIDTFTEANAAFGYELHFQESHLDADTAVLAEGYDVVCPFVNDSVDAATLEALHAGGARLIALRSAGFNHVDLAAAQRLGIGVVRVPAYSPYAVAEHAVGLILALNRKLARAVARTREGDFSLNGLLGFDLHGKTVGVIGTGIIGRCFGRIMAGFGMQVLAHDPGPPATELLALGGRYVPLDTLLADSDIVSLHCPLLPSTYHLIDSHALAKMKRGAMLINTGRGGLVESNALVGALKSGQLGHLGLDVYEEEGGIFFEDHSNLPLQDDVLARLLMFPNVIVTAHQAFFTREAMTEIAQTTLGNVEAWRDGTPRNVVEAPPASG, encoded by the coding sequence ATGCGCATGATGCTGTTCAGCAGCCGCCAGTACGACATCGACACCTTCACCGAGGCAAATGCCGCGTTCGGCTACGAGTTGCACTTTCAGGAGTCGCATCTCGACGCGGACACGGCCGTTCTCGCCGAGGGCTACGATGTCGTGTGTCCGTTCGTCAACGACAGCGTCGACGCTGCGACGCTCGAAGCGCTGCACGCAGGCGGCGCGCGGCTCATCGCACTGCGCTCAGCGGGCTTCAATCACGTCGATCTCGCGGCGGCGCAGCGGCTCGGCATCGGCGTCGTGCGCGTGCCAGCCTATTCGCCGTACGCGGTCGCCGAGCATGCGGTCGGACTGATCCTCGCGCTGAACCGCAAGCTCGCGCGCGCTGTCGCGCGCACGCGCGAAGGCGACTTCTCGCTGAACGGCCTGCTCGGTTTCGATCTGCATGGCAAGACGGTCGGCGTGATCGGCACGGGCATCATCGGCCGCTGCTTTGGGCGCATCATGGCGGGCTTCGGCATGCAGGTGCTCGCGCACGATCCCGGGCCGCCGGCCACCGAGCTGCTTGCGCTCGGCGGACGCTACGTGCCCCTCGATACGCTGCTCGCAGACTCGGATATCGTCAGCCTGCACTGTCCCCTGCTGCCCTCCACGTATCACCTGATCGACAGCCACGCACTCGCGAAGATGAAGCGCGGCGCGATGCTGATCAACACGGGGCGCGGCGGGCTCGTCGAAAGCAATGCGCTGGTCGGCGCGCTCAAGAGCGGGCAGCTGGGACACCTCGGGCTGGATGTGTACGAAGAAGAAGGCGGAATTTTCTTCGAGGACCACTCGAATCTGCCGCTGCAGGACGATGTGCTCGCGCGGCTGCTGATGTTCCCCAACGTGATCGTCACCGCGCATCAGGCGTTTTTCACGCGCGAGGCGATGACGGAGATAGCACAGACGACGCTTGGCAACGTCGAGGCGTGGCGCGACGGCACACCGCGCAACGTCGTCGAGGCGCCGCCCGCGAGCGGTTGA
- a CDS encoding plasmid fertility inhibition factor family protein: MSTLMESPIASPAPSSGSEPFWTVPLHEHPPYGHVRLKRVFAADGTRHQVVLVDARKLIACADRDDTDYVLRPVQEWHQGKLRGIREFLDPSNTRIPQMPYVTITTRRAPGLLGLLRLEHEGVVAFRNGQHRARYMMAAGAVWFPVEVHEREAALLRQYCGASDDARTTLRPTPANASGAARSTG, from the coding sequence ATGTCCACCTTGATGGAATCACCGATCGCTTCACCCGCGCCGTCGTCCGGCAGCGAGCCGTTCTGGACCGTGCCGCTGCACGAACATCCGCCCTATGGACACGTGCGCCTGAAGCGCGTGTTCGCTGCGGACGGCACGCGGCATCAGGTCGTGCTCGTCGATGCCCGCAAGCTGATCGCGTGCGCCGATCGCGACGACACCGATTACGTGCTGCGTCCCGTGCAGGAATGGCATCAGGGGAAGCTGCGCGGGATCCGCGAGTTTCTCGATCCATCGAATACGCGCATTCCGCAGATGCCCTACGTGACGATCACGACGCGCCGCGCGCCGGGTCTGCTCGGGCTGCTCAGGCTCGAGCACGAGGGCGTGGTTGCATTCCGCAACGGCCAGCATCGCGCGCGCTACATGATGGCCGCGGGTGCCGTGTGGTTTCCGGTGGAAGTGCACGAGCGCGAAGCCGCGCTGCTGCGCCAGTACTGCGGCGCGTCCGACGACGCCCGCACGACGTTGCGGCCCACGCCGGCCAATGCGAGCGGCGCGGCGCGCTCGACAGGATGA
- a CDS encoding crotonase/enoyl-CoA hydratase family protein has product MSSEPFGEHVRIETAQNSPTAQNQQVARPLDAVATIVIDRSERRNAVDRPTAEALSAAFRRFEANEAWRVAVLTGAGGTFCAGADLTALQDDARRNELHADGSGPGPMGPTRMMFAKPVIAAIAGHAVAGGLELAAMCDLRVIEEDAVLGVFCRRVGIPLIDGGTIRLPRLIGQSRALDLILTGRALTADEALAFGLANRVVPKGHARAAAEQLAADLAAFPQAAVLADRRSVYENSPLDNLQEALRREGAGGYEAVFAQGLTGAAAFAAGAGRHGSAIGHGENHTSDKKVR; this is encoded by the coding sequence ATGTCCAGCGAACCATTCGGTGAACATGTGCGGATCGAAACTGCACAAAATTCCCCAACTGCACAGAATCAGCAAGTTGCGCGCCCGCTCGATGCCGTCGCGACGATCGTCATCGACCGTTCCGAGCGCCGCAATGCCGTCGACCGTCCAACGGCGGAAGCGCTGTCCGCCGCCTTCCGCCGCTTCGAAGCGAACGAAGCATGGCGCGTCGCGGTGCTGACGGGAGCGGGTGGCACGTTCTGCGCGGGCGCGGACCTCACTGCTCTACAAGACGACGCGCGGCGCAACGAATTGCACGCCGACGGCAGCGGCCCCGGGCCGATGGGGCCCACGCGCATGATGTTCGCGAAGCCGGTGATCGCCGCGATTGCGGGCCATGCGGTGGCGGGCGGTCTGGAACTGGCGGCGATGTGCGATCTGCGCGTGATCGAAGAAGACGCCGTGCTCGGCGTGTTCTGCCGACGCGTGGGCATTCCGCTGATCGACGGCGGCACGATCCGGCTGCCGCGCCTTATCGGGCAATCGCGCGCGCTGGATTTGATCTTGACGGGCCGTGCGCTGACGGCCGACGAAGCGCTCGCGTTCGGCCTTGCGAATCGCGTCGTGCCGAAAGGTCATGCGCGCGCCGCCGCCGAGCAGCTCGCGGCGGACCTGGCTGCGTTTCCGCAGGCGGCAGTGCTCGCGGACCGCCGCTCCGTCTACGAGAATTCGCCACTCGACAATCTGCAAGAAGCCCTGCGCCGCGAGGGCGCAGGTGGCTATGAGGCCGTGTTCGCGCAAGGGCTGACGGGCGCAGCTGCATTCGCTGCGGGTGCAGGCCGCCACGGCAGTGCGATCGGGCATGGCGAGAATCACACGTCAGACAAAAAAGTCCGTTGA
- a CDS encoding MFS transporter, with amino-acid sequence MPLPLLALAVAAFGIGTTEFVIMGLLPDVARDLGVSIPAAGMLVSAYALGVTIGAPIVALAVANMPRKKALMCLIGIFIFGNLLCAIAPGYAVLMAARIVTAFCHGAFFGIGSVVAAGLVAPNRRAQAIALMFTGLTLANVLGVPLGTALGQAVGWRATFWAVTVIGVLAAVALALCLPPKIEMQKASLIHEFTVLKNPQVLMVLGTSVLASASLFSTFTYITPILEDVTGFTPHAVTMVLLLFGLGLTVGSTLGGKLADWRPVQSLLSFLLAIVAILSIFAMTMHSEIPAMVTIFLWGVLAFAIVPPLQMLIVDRASSAPNLASTLNQGAFNLGNATGAWLGGMAIGAGAPLTSLPWIGVATAAGAVALTWWSVSLDGRLRAAG; translated from the coding sequence ATGCCTTTGCCCCTGCTCGCACTCGCCGTCGCTGCGTTTGGAATCGGTACCACCGAGTTCGTCATCATGGGGCTGCTGCCCGATGTCGCGCGCGATCTGGGCGTGTCGATCCCGGCCGCGGGGATGCTGGTGTCGGCGTATGCGCTCGGCGTGACGATCGGCGCGCCGATCGTTGCGCTCGCGGTCGCCAACATGCCGCGCAAGAAGGCGCTGATGTGTCTGATCGGCATCTTCATTTTCGGCAATCTGCTGTGCGCGATCGCGCCGGGCTATGCGGTGCTGATGGCCGCGCGCATCGTGACCGCGTTCTGCCACGGTGCGTTTTTCGGCATCGGTTCCGTCGTCGCCGCCGGGCTTGTTGCGCCGAACCGCCGCGCGCAGGCGATCGCGCTGATGTTCACGGGTCTCACGCTTGCCAACGTGCTCGGCGTGCCGCTCGGCACTGCGCTTGGCCAGGCCGTCGGCTGGCGCGCGACCTTCTGGGCAGTGACGGTTATCGGCGTGCTGGCGGCCGTCGCGCTCGCGCTTTGTCTGCCGCCGAAGATCGAGATGCAGAAAGCCAGCCTCATCCACGAGTTCACGGTGCTGAAGAACCCGCAGGTGCTGATGGTGCTCGGCACGAGTGTCCTCGCGTCTGCAAGCCTGTTCTCGACCTTCACCTACATCACGCCGATTCTCGAAGACGTGACGGGCTTCACGCCGCACGCCGTGACGATGGTGCTGCTGCTGTTCGGGCTCGGGCTGACCGTGGGCAGCACGCTCGGCGGCAAGCTCGCCGACTGGCGCCCCGTGCAGTCCCTGCTGTCGTTCCTGCTCGCGATCGTCGCGATCCTGTCGATCTTCGCGATGACGATGCACAGCGAAATCCCCGCGATGGTCACCATCTTCCTGTGGGGCGTCCTCGCGTTCGCGATCGTGCCGCCGCTGCAGATGCTGATCGTCGATCGTGCAAGCAGTGCACCGAATCTGGCCTCGACGCTCAACCAGGGTGCGTTCAATCTCGGCAATGCGACGGGTGCGTGGCTCGGCGGCATGGCGATCGGCGCAGGCGCGCCGCTCACGTCCCTGCCGTGGATCGGCGTCGCGACGGCGGCGGGCGCGGTGGCGCTGACGTGGTGGTCGGTGTCGCTCGACGGGCGTTTGCGTGCAGCGGGCTGA
- a CDS encoding MFS transporter: MKVVFSRDFLALILSVAVVGLGSGATLPLTALALTQAGYGTDVVGLLTAAQAGGGLLVVPVAGWIAARCGGRHAIIGSVLVVAIATALMQVSANLFVWGVLRVLCGVALMLLFTIGEAWVNQLADDASRGRVVAIYATNFTLFQMAGPVLVSQIAQYDDWRFLICGAIFLIALPVLSMIRSAPHASDEHEPHGNWRRVLPQMPALVVGTGFFALFDTIALSLMPLFAMAHGMSSEVAVLFASALLLGDTTMQFPIGWLADHLGRERVHIGCAVLVVVLLPLLPWAVQSPWLCWPLLYVLGAAAGAIYTLSLVACGERFRGVALVSASSLVGASWSIASFGGPLVAGALMKSVGNDAMIGVVLASALAFLAAMLWEKRRGVARAAS, from the coding sequence ATGAAAGTCGTCTTCTCCCGTGATTTCCTCGCGCTGATCCTGAGCGTGGCCGTCGTCGGCCTCGGCAGCGGCGCGACGCTTCCTCTCACTGCCCTCGCGCTGACGCAGGCGGGCTACGGCACCGACGTGGTCGGCCTGCTGACGGCCGCGCAGGCGGGCGGCGGCCTGCTGGTGGTGCCCGTCGCCGGCTGGATCGCGGCGCGCTGCGGCGGCCGTCACGCGATCATCGGCTCGGTGCTGGTCGTCGCAATCGCCACCGCGCTGATGCAGGTGAGCGCCAATCTGTTCGTCTGGGGCGTGCTGCGCGTGCTGTGCGGCGTGGCGCTGATGCTGCTCTTCACGATCGGCGAGGCATGGGTCAACCAGCTCGCCGACGATGCATCGCGAGGCCGCGTCGTCGCCATCTACGCAACGAACTTCACGCTGTTCCAGATGGCAGGCCCCGTGCTCGTCAGTCAGATCGCGCAGTACGACGATTGGCGCTTCCTGATTTGCGGCGCGATCTTTCTGATCGCGTTGCCCGTGCTGTCGATGATCCGCTCCGCGCCTCACGCATCCGACGAACATGAGCCGCATGGCAACTGGCGCCGCGTGCTGCCGCAGATGCCTGCGCTCGTGGTCGGGACCGGCTTTTTCGCGCTGTTCGATACCATCGCGCTGTCGCTGATGCCGCTCTTCGCGATGGCGCATGGCATGTCCAGTGAAGTGGCCGTGCTGTTCGCGTCAGCGCTGCTGCTCGGCGACACGACGATGCAGTTTCCCATCGGCTGGCTCGCGGATCACCTGGGGCGCGAGCGTGTGCATATCGGCTGCGCGGTGCTCGTCGTCGTGTTGCTGCCGCTGCTGCCTTGGGCCGTGCAGTCACCGTGGCTGTGCTGGCCGCTGCTGTATGTGCTGGGCGCGGCGGCGGGCGCGATCTACACGCTGTCGCTCGTGGCCTGCGGCGAGCGCTTTCGCGGTGTGGCGCTGGTGTCGGCGAGCTCGCTCGTCGGTGCGTCGTGGAGTATCGCGAGTTTCGGCGGGCCGCTCGTAGCGGGCGCCTTGATGAAGAGCGTCGGCAACGACGCGATGATCGGCGTCGTGCTCGCGAGCGCGTTGGCGTTTCTCGCGGCGATGCTGTGGGAAAAAAGACGCGGCGTGGCGCGCGCCGCGTCCTGA
- the fahA gene encoding fumarylacetoacetase, producing MNASSDLQATLDASRKSWVESANDPSCDFSIQNLPFGIFSDGLNATRRAGVALGDCIVDLAALESAGLLTVPSSGAGDSVFVRDALNDFIALGRDAWRSVRIQLSKLLSRDNPVLRDDAELRSRALIRQGDAALHLPVQIPGYTDFYSSKEHATNVGSMFRDPKNALLPNWLEIPIGYNGRASSVVVSGTPVRRPNGQLKLPDQERPVFGACRKLDIELETGFIVGRGNALGEPIPCEQAEDHIFGMVLLNDWSARDIQQWEYVPLGPFNSKGFATTISPWIVTLDALEPFRVAQPVQDPQPLDYLRQGGEHGFDISLEVLLKPKGAKEATTISRTNFRHMYWTMAQQLAHHTVSGCNTRVGDLMGSGTISGPTGDSFGSLLELTWNGKNPLQLPDGSTRAFIEDGDELTLAGWCQGDGYRVGFGTCVGEIVPAQR from the coding sequence ATGAACGCATCGAGCGATCTTCAGGCGACGCTCGACGCGTCGCGCAAGAGTTGGGTCGAATCGGCGAACGATCCGTCCTGTGATTTTTCGATCCAGAATCTGCCGTTCGGCATCTTCAGCGATGGACTCAACGCAACCCGCCGTGCCGGCGTCGCGCTCGGCGACTGCATCGTCGATCTGGCGGCGCTCGAAAGCGCGGGGCTGTTGACGGTGCCGTCCTCGGGCGCAGGCGACAGCGTGTTCGTGCGCGACGCGCTCAACGATTTCATCGCGCTCGGCCGCGATGCGTGGCGCAGCGTGCGCATCCAGTTGAGCAAGCTGCTGTCGCGCGATAATCCGGTGCTGCGCGACGACGCCGAACTGCGCAGCCGCGCGCTGATCCGCCAAGGCGACGCAGCGCTGCATCTGCCCGTGCAGATTCCGGGCTACACGGACTTCTATTCGTCGAAGGAACACGCCACCAATGTCGGCTCGATGTTCCGCGATCCGAAGAACGCGCTGCTGCCGAACTGGCTGGAAATCCCAATCGGGTATAACGGGCGGGCGTCGTCGGTGGTGGTGAGCGGCACGCCCGTGCGCCGTCCCAACGGCCAGTTGAAGCTGCCCGATCAGGAACGGCCGGTGTTCGGCGCGTGCCGCAAGCTCGATATCGAGCTGGAGACGGGCTTTATCGTCGGACGCGGCAATGCGCTCGGCGAGCCGATCCCCTGCGAACAGGCGGAAGACCACATTTTCGGCATGGTGCTGCTGAACGACTGGAGCGCTCGCGACATCCAGCAATGGGAATACGTGCCGCTCGGGCCGTTCAATTCCAAAGGCTTCGCGACTACGATCTCGCCGTGGATCGTCACGCTCGACGCGCTCGAACCGTTCCGCGTCGCGCAACCCGTGCAGGATCCGCAGCCGCTCGACTATCTGCGCCAGGGCGGCGAGCATGGCTTCGATATCTCGCTTGAAGTGCTGCTGAAGCCGAAGGGCGCGAAGGAAGCGACGACGATCTCGCGCACCAACTTCCGTCACATGTACTGGACGATGGCGCAGCAGCTTGCGCATCACACGGTATCGGGCTGCAATACGCGCGTCGGCGATCTGATGGGTTCGGGCACGATCAGCGGGCCGACGGGCGATTCGTTCGGCAGCCTGCTCGAACTGACGTGGAACGGGAAGAATCCGCTGCAACTGCCTGACGGCAGCACGCGCGCCTTCATTGAGGACGGCGACGAACTCACGCTCGCCGGATGGTGCCAGGGCGACGGCTATCGCGTCGGCTTTGGCACGTGCGTCGGCGAGATCGTGCCGGCGCAGCGCTGA
- the hmgA gene encoding homogentisate 1,2-dioxygenase, which yields MESSTRREIQPGYQSGFANEFATEALPGALPQGRNSPQRAPYGLYAEQLSGTAFTAPRGHNRRSWLYRIRPAAVHQPFTALPSHRLVANFAEVPPTPPNQLRWDPLPMPTEPTDFVDGWVTMAGNGSAEAMSGCAIHVYAANQSMQDRFFYNADGELLIVPQAGRLSIFTEMGKLDVEPFEIAVIPRGVRFSVSLLDGRASGYICENFGALLRLPDLGPIGSNGLANPRDFLTPHAAYEDREGDFELVAKMNGHLWRADIGHSPLDVVAWHGNYAPYKYDLRHFNTIGSISYDHPDPSIFLVLQSQSDTPGVDSIDFVIFPPRWLAAEDTFRPPWFHRNVASEFMGLVHGAYDAKAEGFVPGGASLHNCMSGHGPDADTFEKASNIDTSKPNKVDNTMAFMFETRTLIKPTRFALETAQLQAHYFECWQGLEKHFNPEQR from the coding sequence ATGGAATCGAGCACACGACGCGAAATCCAGCCGGGCTACCAGTCGGGCTTCGCCAATGAATTCGCCACCGAGGCTTTGCCCGGCGCGCTGCCGCAAGGCCGCAACTCGCCGCAGCGCGCACCGTACGGCCTGTACGCGGAGCAGTTGTCGGGCACGGCATTCACCGCGCCGCGCGGCCATAACCGCCGTTCGTGGCTGTACCGCATCCGCCCGGCGGCCGTGCATCAGCCGTTCACGGCGCTGCCGTCGCACCGGCTCGTCGCGAATTTCGCCGAGGTGCCGCCGACGCCGCCCAATCAGCTGCGCTGGGATCCGCTGCCGATGCCGACAGAGCCGACCGATTTCGTCGACGGCTGGGTGACGATGGCGGGCAACGGCTCGGCGGAAGCGATGAGTGGCTGCGCGATTCACGTATACGCGGCCAATCAGTCGATGCAGGACCGCTTCTTCTACAACGCCGACGGCGAGTTGCTGATCGTGCCGCAGGCGGGGCGTCTTTCGATCTTCACGGAAATGGGCAAGCTCGATGTCGAGCCGTTCGAGATCGCGGTGATACCGCGCGGCGTACGCTTTTCGGTATCGCTGCTGGATGGCCGCGCGAGCGGCTACATCTGCGAAAACTTCGGCGCATTGCTGCGCCTGCCGGACCTCGGGCCGATCGGCTCAAACGGACTGGCGAATCCGCGCGACTTCCTGACGCCGCATGCGGCTTATGAAGACCGCGAGGGCGACTTCGAACTGGTCGCGAAGATGAACGGCCATCTGTGGCGCGCGGATATCGGCCACTCGCCGCTCGACGTGGTTGCGTGGCACGGCAACTACGCGCCGTACAAGTACGATCTGCGCCACTTCAATACGATCGGCTCGATCAGCTATGACCATCCGGACCCGTCGATCTTCCTCGTGCTGCAATCGCAAAGCGACACGCCAGGCGTCGATTCGATCGACTTCGTGATCTTCCCGCCGCGCTGGCTCGCTGCCGAAGACACGTTCCGTCCGCCCTGGTTCCACCGCAATGTCGCGAGCGAGTTCATGGGGCTTGTGCACGGCGCGTACGACGCGAAGGCAGAAGGCTTCGTGCCCGGCGGCGCGAGCCTGCACAACTGCATGTCGGGCCACGGCCCGGACGCGGACACGTTCGAGAAGGCGTCGAACATCGACACGAGCAAGCCGAACAAGGTCGACAACACGATGGCCTTCATGTTCGAAACGCGCACGCTCATCAAGCCGACCCGCTTCGCATTGGAAACGGCGCAGCTTCAGGCGCATTACTTCGAATGCTGGCAAGGTCTCGAGAAACATTTCAACCCGGAGCAACGATGA
- a CDS encoding EAL domain-containing protein, with the protein MIPLTIPELVERASTHPFLGEHLRMGTGPRSGEAIATYGDVEIGSSYEPIFDISVHALAQSLSSSPDSADRFGDELGVQAVTQLADGTPLDAFDPFDHVPDDQQLVALDRMSRAMHSINFFGRQRHGLLFLRVHERLLKSVRYDHGRHFSTVLMSFGLNPSRIVIELPPAAVAHRTFLGYLTKSYQHYGFKVAGNLPNAGQILSVSDMARLDFVKMDAASALRDSMVKPLVSYANRLKIPLIFNRVATEAQFDLLQQYDVRFVQGPLFVVHENRTA; encoded by the coding sequence ATGATCCCGCTGACCATCCCCGAACTCGTCGAACGCGCCTCCACTCACCCTTTTCTCGGCGAGCATCTAAGAATGGGCACCGGCCCGCGCAGCGGCGAGGCCATAGCGACATACGGCGATGTCGAAATCGGCAGCAGCTACGAGCCGATCTTTGACATTTCGGTGCATGCGCTCGCGCAGTCGTTGTCGTCGTCGCCGGACAGTGCGGACCGTTTCGGCGACGAGCTCGGAGTCCAGGCGGTCACGCAACTGGCCGACGGCACGCCGCTCGACGCGTTCGACCCGTTCGACCACGTGCCCGACGACCAGCAACTCGTGGCGCTCGACCGTATGTCGCGCGCGATGCATTCGATTAATTTCTTCGGCCGGCAGCGGCACGGCTTGCTGTTCCTGCGCGTGCATGAGCGGCTGCTGAAAAGTGTGCGCTATGACCACGGCCGACATTTCTCGACGGTGCTCATGTCGTTTGGATTGAATCCGTCGCGGATAGTGATCGAGTTGCCGCCCGCCGCAGTCGCGCACCGGACGTTTCTTGGTTATCTCACCAAGAGTTATCAGCACTATGGATTCAAGGTGGCCGGCAATCTGCCGAACGCGGGGCAAATCCTGTCAGTGTCGGACATGGCTCGACTGGATTTCGTCAAGATGGACGCCGCGTCGGCGTTGCGCGATTCGATGGTGAAGCCGTTGGTCAGCTATGCGAATCGGCTGAAAATACCGTTGATCTTCAATCGCGTGGCAACTGAAGCGCAGTTCGATCTTCTGCAGCAGTACGACGTGCGATTCGTACAAGGGCCGCTATTCGTCGTGCACGAGAATCGGACGGCCTGA